A single region of the Thermotoga profunda AZM34c06 genome encodes:
- a CDS encoding SDR family oxidoreductase produces the protein MNEAYKLFNLEGKVVVITGGAGILGSAIGRGLAKFGARIAVCDIKNFDVVASEMQKAGFEAKGYYMDVLNIDVIKKAYDEILKDFGKVDVLLNAAGGNMPQATTSAELSFFDLPLDALQKVVALNLFGGAILPSQVFGKFMVQRPEGGSIINISSMAAFRPLTRTIGYSAAKAAVSNFTQWLAVHLAMEYNKNLRVNAIAPGFFLTQQNRYLLLDEQGNLTPRGKAIIDHTPMGRFGDPDDLIGVCVWLCSEASKFVTGAVIPIDGGFNAYSGV, from the coding sequence ATGAACGAGGCTTACAAATTGTTCAATCTGGAAGGGAAAGTCGTAGTAATAACAGGTGGTGCAGGTATACTCGGCTCGGCTATAGGTAGAGGTTTAGCAAAATTTGGAGCAAGGATTGCTGTTTGTGACATCAAGAACTTTGATGTCGTAGCAAGTGAGATGCAAAAGGCTGGTTTTGAAGCAAAGGGTTACTACATGGATGTTTTGAACATCGATGTGATCAAAAAAGCCTACGATGAGATTTTGAAAGACTTTGGTAAAGTAGATGTCTTGCTCAACGCCGCAGGAGGGAACATGCCTCAAGCAACAACATCGGCTGAATTGAGTTTTTTTGATCTTCCATTGGACGCCTTACAGAAAGTAGTTGCATTGAATTTGTTCGGTGGGGCAATATTACCTTCACAGGTCTTTGGTAAATTCATGGTTCAAAGGCCAGAAGGTGGATCAATAATCAATATTTCTTCAATGGCAGCATTCAGACCATTAACACGCACAATTGGATATTCTGCAGCAAAAGCCGCAGTGAGTAATTTCACTCAATGGCTTGCCGTTCACCTTGCCATGGAATACAACAAGAATCTAAGGGTTAATGCAATTGCACCAGGCTTTTTCTTAACACAACAAAACAGATATTTGTTGCTCGATGAACAGGGAAATCTCACACCAAGGGGAAAGGCTATAATCGATCACACGCCAATGGGTAGGTTTGGAGATCCAGATGATCTCATTGGCGTATGTGTATGGTTATGCTCAGAAGCATCAAAGTTTGTAACAGGTGCTGTTATACCGATAGACGGTGGATTCAACGCATATTCTGGGGTATGA
- a CDS encoding Gfo/Idh/MocA family protein: MEKVRVGVIGSGFIGQVHLEILSTFDDVEIVGVMDVDKNRAKSVAERFKAKVFDDLRQMKDAGINAVYITSPNKTHFEYAMNALETGLNVFCEKPMTISLKDALALESKVKEKGAIFQVGHNRRFAHVYTFMKERIDNGTVKPYSFQIKMNRGELLNPPWTSDRSYTGGFLFESTLHLFDMARWLFGDIEEMYVLGKKSVYPDIDDWSIAMKMKNGIIGTFTSCAHASWMIPFERVEVYGEHMMMTNEEMERVHFCKGLGKEVESHDFTKVDFKEKWGYITENRLFIDCLKEHKTPPVTVSDGVKVIKIIDACYKAVESGSAHVRLEG, encoded by the coding sequence ATGGAAAAGGTTAGAGTTGGAGTCATTGGAAGTGGATTCATAGGTCAGGTACATTTGGAAATTCTTTCGACCTTTGATGATGTTGAGATTGTTGGTGTGATGGATGTAGACAAAAACAGAGCAAAATCAGTTGCAGAAAGATTCAAGGCAAAAGTTTTTGACGATTTAAGACAAATGAAAGACGCCGGTATAAATGCTGTGTATATCACATCACCAAACAAAACGCATTTTGAATATGCCATGAATGCACTCGAAACTGGCTTGAATGTGTTTTGTGAAAAGCCGATGACTATTTCTTTGAAAGATGCCTTAGCATTAGAATCGAAGGTCAAAGAAAAAGGTGCGATTTTTCAAGTGGGTCACAACAGAAGATTTGCCCATGTATATACTTTCATGAAAGAGAGAATAGATAATGGGACTGTGAAACCTTATTCATTCCAGATAAAAATGAACAGAGGAGAATTACTCAATCCACCATGGACATCAGACAGGTCATACACTGGAGGATTCCTCTTTGAGAGTACCTTGCATCTCTTTGATATGGCGCGGTGGCTCTTTGGAGATATTGAAGAGATGTATGTCTTGGGTAAAAAGAGTGTTTACCCAGATATCGATGATTGGTCGATTGCAATGAAGATGAAAAATGGAATCATAGGTACTTTCACATCATGCGCTCATGCAAGTTGGATGATACCTTTTGAAAGAGTTGAAGTTTATGGTGAGCACATGATGATGACAAATGAGGAAATGGAAAGAGTACATTTCTGCAAAGGCCTTGGAAAAGAAGTTGAGAGCCACGATTTCACAAAAGTAGATTTCAAAGAAAAATGGGGATACATAACCGAAAACAGACTTTTTATCGATTGTCTTAAGGAACACAAGACTCCCCCTGTTACTGTGAGTGACGGTGTAAAAGTGATAAAGATCATCGATGCATGTTACAAGGCCGTCGAAAGTGGTAGTGCACATGTGAGATTGGAGGGTTGA
- a CDS encoding tagaturonate epimerase family protein: protein MKKQIGYFLKEFEKLTTGKYQVYQDSIHQIDTSIFFICRDKDRKQLVIIGKKGICERFEANKIGEINDLDVVICQLSHKNCDTIKDLFSLNPKRCNKKTSFGFGDRLGIATPAHAQAAKDHDLFPIFAQQSVRELSRTQRTFKDALDSAVWGVFESGYHKDFGADADHVKQIDDLLNAAHEGYSMYTLDPSDHVRDIDKMSQKEIAEFYQSHPERRELESKYVGKTFNLSKQKLVMDEESFVKIFVTYIDVIKHVVRCYDALKSVKRDFDLEVSIDETSTPTTPLAHIFIAEELRRKGVDFQTLAPRFIGQWQKGIDYIGDLSILEKEMTIHGEIVKILSGYRLSLHSGSDKFSVYSIFAKCTEGNLHIKTAGTSYLEAIKVIAVKDAVLYRDIHRYALERFEIDRASYHVTTDLNKIPNVDKMSDTDLVKLFDIPDARQLIHITYGSILTAKESGHYLFKDRIFKVLFDNEKLHYEFVKNHMEKHLNLLKI from the coding sequence TTGAAAAAACAAATTGGATATTTTCTCAAAGAATTTGAGAAACTAACAACTGGCAAGTACCAAGTTTATCAAGATTCAATTCACCAGATAGACACTTCTATTTTCTTTATATGCAGGGACAAGGATAGAAAACAACTCGTGATAATAGGAAAGAAAGGTATATGTGAGAGATTCGAAGCCAACAAGATTGGAGAAATTAATGATCTGGATGTAGTAATTTGCCAACTTTCTCACAAAAACTGTGACACAATAAAAGATTTATTCAGTTTAAATCCAAAAAGATGTAATAAAAAAACTTCATTTGGTTTTGGTGATAGACTTGGGATTGCAACTCCTGCACATGCTCAAGCCGCGAAAGATCATGATTTATTTCCAATCTTTGCTCAACAGTCTGTTAGGGAATTATCAAGAACACAGAGAACCTTCAAAGATGCACTTGACAGTGCTGTGTGGGGTGTCTTTGAGAGTGGATATCACAAAGATTTTGGTGCTGATGCAGATCATGTGAAGCAAATCGATGATCTTTTGAACGCCGCACATGAAGGATACAGTATGTACACATTAGATCCATCGGATCATGTTAGAGATATCGATAAAATGAGTCAAAAAGAGATCGCTGAGTTTTATCAATCTCATCCAGAAAGAAGGGAACTTGAATCAAAATACGTTGGAAAAACTTTTAACCTATCAAAACAAAAACTCGTTATGGACGAAGAGAGTTTTGTAAAAATTTTTGTTACGTACATCGATGTGATAAAGCACGTCGTCAGATGTTATGATGCGCTCAAAAGCGTTAAAAGAGATTTTGATCTTGAAGTCTCGATAGATGAAACTTCAACACCAACAACCCCACTGGCACATATATTCATTGCAGAAGAACTCAGAAGAAAAGGTGTGGATTTTCAAACCCTTGCACCAAGATTCATCGGACAATGGCAAAAAGGGATAGATTACATAGGTGATCTTTCTATTCTTGAGAAAGAGATGACCATTCATGGTGAAATTGTCAAGATTCTCTCTGGATACAGACTTTCATTGCACTCGGGAAGTGATAAATTTAGTGTATATTCGATCTTTGCAAAATGTACTGAAGGTAATTTGCATATCAAGACTGCGGGGACAAGTTATTTAGAGGCAATCAAGGTAATAGCAGTAAAAGACGCTGTATTGTACAGAGACATACACAGATATGCCCTTGAACGCTTTGAAATAGATAGGGCATCATACCACGTGACAACAGATCTCAACAAGATACCTAATGTTGATAAGATGAGCGACACAGATCTTGTGAAACTCTTCGATATACCAGATGCTCGCCAATTGATCCATATAACATACGGTTCAATTCTCACAGCAAAAGAGTCGGGACATTATCTTTTCAAAGATCGTATTTTCAAAGTATTATTTGATAACGAAAAATTGCACTACGAATTCGTCAAAAATCACATGGAAAAACATCTCAATCTACTAAAAATTTGA
- the iolM gene encoding scyllo-inosose 3-dehydrogenase, with the protein MKAVRLHAKWEPRPGFKLGPKDIEGKVCWLGSKVWRYPQVVVEEVPEPKIKKPTEVLIQVKACGICGSDVHMAQADQDGYMLYPGLTGFPATLGHEFSGIVVDAGPEAINRRTNKRFEPGEPVTSEEMFWCGHCRPCADGYPNHCENLHEIGFDIDGAFAKYVISDAKYLWSLRELEKNYQGDKLFLAGSLVEPTSVAYNAVIERGGGIRPGDNVVILGGGPIGLAAVAVLKRAGGAKVILSEPSETRRKLAKELGADVVIDPTKENFVEAVLDSTNGMGAKIYLEATGLPQIVWKDIEETIWRARGVNATVVIVARADAKIPVTGEIFQVRRAQIVGSQGHSGHGNFPRVISLMATGMDMTKMISKTVKLEEIPEYIKKLQTDKELIKVTMLNP; encoded by the coding sequence ATGAAGGCAGTAAGACTGCATGCAAAATGGGAGCCAAGACCGGGGTTTAAACTTGGCCCTAAGGACATTGAAGGAAAGGTTTGTTGGCTTGGTAGCAAGGTTTGGCGCTATCCACAGGTTGTTGTAGAGGAAGTTCCAGAACCTAAGATCAAAAAGCCCACAGAAGTACTGATTCAAGTAAAAGCATGTGGAATTTGTGGAAGTGACGTTCACATGGCACAGGCAGATCAGGATGGTTATATGCTCTATCCCGGATTAACGGGATTCCCTGCAACGCTTGGTCACGAATTTTCAGGAATTGTTGTCGATGCTGGACCAGAGGCAATAAACAGAAGAACAAATAAGAGATTTGAACCTGGAGAACCGGTGACTTCTGAAGAAATGTTCTGGTGTGGTCATTGCAGGCCATGTGCAGATGGTTATCCAAATCATTGCGAAAATCTCCATGAAATTGGATTTGATATCGATGGTGCTTTTGCAAAATACGTGATATCTGATGCGAAATATCTGTGGAGTTTAAGGGAACTTGAAAAAAATTATCAAGGTGACAAATTGTTCTTGGCTGGTAGTCTTGTTGAACCAACTTCCGTTGCTTATAACGCAGTTATAGAAAGAGGTGGAGGTATAAGACCAGGAGACAATGTGGTGATTCTCGGCGGAGGACCTATAGGACTTGCAGCCGTTGCTGTGCTTAAAAGGGCAGGTGGAGCTAAGGTAATACTTTCAGAACCATCGGAAACAAGAAGAAAACTCGCAAAAGAGTTGGGTGCAGATGTTGTCATAGATCCAACAAAAGAGAATTTCGTTGAAGCGGTTTTGGATAGTACCAATGGCATGGGCGCAAAAATCTATTTAGAGGCTACAGGTCTACCCCAGATTGTTTGGAAAGACATTGAAGAAACTATCTGGAGAGCAAGAGGTGTGAATGCAACTGTTGTGATAGTGGCAAGGGCAGATGCAAAGATCCCCGTAACCGGTGAGATCTTCCAAGTAAGACGTGCCCAGATAGTTGGTTCGCAAGGTCACTCAGGACATGGTAATTTTCCAAGGGTTATAAGCCTAATGGCAACGGGAATGGATATGACCAAGATGATCTCTAAAACAGTGAAGCTTGAGGAGATACCTGAATACATAAAGAAATTGCAAACTGACAAGGAACTCATCAAGGTAACTATGCTCAACCCTTGA
- a CDS encoding sugar ABC transporter substrate-binding protein — MKRLVTLLIVAMVSVAVFSYTFYVVSHGGPADPFWGVVMKGVKDAAAKFGVDAVYLGPEKFSLKEFIDLVNSAIVKRPDGLVVTITNPVALDEPLRKAIEMGIPVVAINVPDDRSADEKIPYLCYVGMNEYLAGVYAARRMLQEFTPKRAVVAIHEPGHVGLEARAKGIADVLAEKKIPVEKLDITTDPTKALTLLKSYLTKYPDTNAIFTLGPLGAHPAIQLVEEENLVGKVKIGAIDLTTKITDAIKRGVVVFTIDQQQYLQGYLPIVFLYLYKEFGLIPHEDVLTGPSIVDKSNVEIVEKTVQLGYR; from the coding sequence GTGAAAAGACTGGTAACATTGTTAATTGTTGCCATGGTGTCTGTCGCTGTTTTTAGTTACACATTCTATGTCGTATCACATGGTGGTCCGGCTGATCCATTCTGGGGAGTTGTCATGAAAGGTGTCAAAGATGCAGCGGCAAAATTCGGAGTCGATGCGGTTTACCTCGGACCAGAAAAATTCTCTCTCAAAGAATTCATCGATCTTGTCAATTCAGCAATAGTCAAAAGACCAGACGGTCTTGTTGTCACAATTACGAACCCTGTGGCATTGGATGAGCCACTCAGAAAAGCAATTGAAATGGGTATTCCTGTAGTTGCGATCAACGTTCCAGATGACAGATCTGCTGATGAGAAGATTCCATATCTGTGTTATGTAGGTATGAATGAGTACCTTGCAGGAGTTTATGCGGCAAGAAGGATGCTCCAGGAATTCACACCGAAAAGAGCCGTTGTGGCGATTCACGAACCAGGTCATGTGGGGCTTGAAGCAAGGGCAAAAGGTATAGCAGATGTTTTAGCGGAAAAGAAGATACCTGTGGAAAAACTCGATATCACAACAGACCCGACGAAGGCTTTGACATTACTCAAAAGCTATTTGACAAAATACCCTGATACCAACGCAATATTCACTCTTGGACCACTTGGTGCACATCCCGCAATACAACTTGTTGAAGAAGAAAATCTCGTTGGTAAAGTGAAAATAGGTGCTATTGACTTGACAACGAAAATAACCGATGCCATCAAAAGAGGTGTCGTTGTTTTCACGATTGACCAACAACAGTATCTGCAAGGTTATTTACCAATCGTTTTCTTGTATTTGTATAAAGAATTTGGTTTGATTCCGCACGAAGATGTTCTCACTGGACCATCAATTGTTGATAAGAGTAACGTGGAAATCGTCGAAAAGACGGTGCAATTGGGTTACCGTTAA
- a CDS encoding DeoR/GlpR family DNA-binding transcription regulator, with protein sequence MFTEERRNVILDLLRKKGKVTVNELTRQLRVSSVTIRKDLDFLEANGSIVRTHGGAILPDHSRSEWNFLKKIHQRENEKKRIAKKIVSLIEDGDTVILDSSSTNYYATFELRKSDLSMITVVTNNVFIAGKLIELGIEVLVLGGVVRENSLSLVGPWALRFLEEINVDKAFLGTTGFSIDKGFMTPSVVEADVKKAMIRSASKVYIVTDSTKFTRSAFASFALPEEVDGVITDENIPKEFEAFLLEKGVQVYKT encoded by the coding sequence TTGTTCACTGAAGAGAGGAGAAACGTGATTCTGGATCTTTTACGAAAGAAAGGGAAGGTAACTGTTAATGAATTAACCCGGCAGTTAAGGGTGAGTAGTGTGACAATAAGAAAGGATCTTGATTTTTTAGAAGCAAACGGATCAATTGTCAGGACTCATGGTGGTGCTATCCTTCCAGATCACTCGCGCTCTGAATGGAATTTTCTGAAAAAAATACACCAACGAGAAAACGAAAAGAAAAGAATAGCCAAGAAAATAGTATCATTAATCGAGGATGGAGATACAGTTATACTCGATAGTAGTAGTACCAATTACTATGCAACATTTGAACTTAGAAAATCAGATCTTTCTATGATCACCGTTGTCACAAATAACGTCTTCATTGCAGGAAAGCTCATAGAATTGGGCATTGAAGTGCTCGTACTTGGTGGTGTAGTTAGAGAGAATAGCTTGTCGCTCGTAGGACCTTGGGCTCTAAGATTTTTGGAGGAAATCAATGTTGATAAGGCATTCTTGGGTACAACAGGATTTTCCATTGATAAAGGCTTTATGACCCCGAGCGTTGTCGAAGCAGACGTAAAAAAAGCAATGATAAGAAGCGCTTCGAAAGTATATATTGTGACAGATTCCACAAAATTCACACGCAGTGCTTTTGCTTCATTTGCCTTACCTGAAGAAGTTGACGGTGTCATAACAGATGAAAACATACCGAAAGAATTTGAAGCTTTCTTACTCGAAAAAGGCGTTCAAGTTTACAAAACATAA
- the iolN gene encoding 3-dehydro-scyllo-inosose hydrolase translates to MPKWEIPPKEGHMEKPSGVYYQTMTMKEIEERLKKCDLIIIPVGSTENHGPNAPTGEDTFLVTRMAEQVALKTGCTVAEPIWYGFHPYHHIGMPGTVPVKDEAFIDLLVSVIAGFWNAGFRKQILLNGHGQEFVIPVAIHKFAKIFQVPAMIFNVNWYHAIQDKFKLKKDGGPYETNFIHADEVETSWSLALFPEFCHQEWAVDTTPRGYMPEGHIDKAGNLLHRAIAWYGHVGGGPIEVAAYPEGVVGKATKASAEKAKEGVEALLDYLEKLVNDIMKTYPVGKLPPANELSQRPKEELDAALKKPFEPGWRSIYSLGNMW, encoded by the coding sequence ATGCCAAAATGGGAAATACCACCGAAAGAAGGTCACATGGAGAAACCATCTGGAGTTTATTATCAGACGATGACTATGAAAGAAATAGAAGAAAGATTGAAAAAATGCGATTTAATAATTATTCCAGTTGGAAGTACGGAAAATCACGGCCCGAATGCACCGACTGGTGAAGATACTTTCTTAGTTACGAGAATGGCAGAACAAGTTGCATTGAAGACAGGTTGTACTGTGGCAGAACCAATTTGGTATGGTTTTCACCCATATCACCACATCGGTATGCCTGGGACAGTACCAGTGAAAGATGAAGCCTTCATAGATCTTTTGGTCAGTGTCATCGCTGGATTTTGGAATGCAGGATTTAGGAAGCAGATCTTATTAAATGGCCATGGGCAAGAGTTTGTCATACCTGTCGCAATACACAAATTTGCGAAGATCTTCCAAGTACCTGCGATGATCTTCAACGTAAATTGGTATCATGCGATTCAGGATAAATTCAAACTCAAAAAAGACGGTGGACCGTATGAGACCAATTTCATCCACGCTGATGAAGTAGAAACTTCTTGGAGTCTTGCTTTGTTCCCGGAGTTTTGTCATCAAGAATGGGCGGTGGATACAACACCACGTGGTTATATGCCAGAAGGCCATATCGACAAGGCGGGTAATCTGCTGCACAGGGCCATCGCGTGGTATGGACACGTTGGTGGTGGGCCGATTGAAGTTGCTGCGTATCCAGAAGGTGTCGTTGGGAAGGCAACTAAGGCAAGTGCAGAAAAAGCCAAGGAGGGAGTAGAGGCATTACTCGATTATCTTGAAAAACTCGTCAACGACATCATGAAGACCTATCCAGTGGGTAAGCTCCCACCTGCCAATGAACTTTCTCAGAGACCTAAAGAGGAATTAGATGCCGCACTGAAGAAACCATTTGAACCAGGTTGGAGGAGCATATACAGCTTGGGAAATATGTGGTGA